A genomic segment from Lignipirellula cremea encodes:
- a CDS encoding Gfo/Idh/MocA family protein has product MSKPFAAAVVGAGFIGPVHVEGLLRAGVHVTGIVGSSPEKSQAAAQSLGLPRGYASLDEVLADDRVDVVHLATPNRLHFEQASAVLRAGKHVLCEKPLAMDSRESAELVRLAADSQRAAGVAYNIRFYPLCQEAAAQVQAGDLGDVLHVNGSYVQDWLLHPTDFNWRVLAEAGGELRAVADIGTHWLDLTQFITGQKVTAVCADLQTVHAQRQRPTGPTDTFSGKGKRPVAAEPIAIDTEDAGCVLLKFANGARGSLQVSQTTAGRKNCLRFEIAGSRQTFAWNSEQPNAIWIGRRDQANESLIRDPALLGEAARQYATYPGGHNEGFPDTFKQLFRAFYGYLAAGDLTASPPFPTFSDGHREILLCEAILQSHRQQAWVEVAPDGC; this is encoded by the coding sequence ATGTCGAAGCCCTTTGCTGCGGCAGTTGTTGGCGCCGGATTCATCGGGCCCGTGCATGTCGAAGGCCTTCTGCGCGCCGGCGTGCATGTAACGGGCATCGTCGGCTCCTCGCCCGAAAAATCCCAGGCGGCCGCCCAGTCGCTGGGCTTGCCCCGCGGGTATGCCTCGCTGGACGAAGTGCTGGCCGATGATCGCGTCGATGTGGTGCACCTGGCGACGCCCAATCGCTTGCACTTTGAACAGGCGTCGGCCGTATTGCGGGCCGGCAAGCATGTGTTGTGTGAGAAGCCGCTGGCGATGGACTCGCGCGAATCGGCGGAGCTGGTCCGCCTGGCCGCCGACAGCCAGCGGGCCGCCGGCGTGGCGTACAACATACGCTTCTATCCGTTATGCCAGGAAGCGGCCGCCCAGGTGCAGGCGGGCGACCTGGGCGACGTGCTGCATGTCAACGGCTCGTACGTGCAGGACTGGCTGCTGCACCCGACCGACTTCAACTGGCGGGTGCTGGCCGAAGCCGGCGGCGAACTGCGGGCCGTGGCCGACATTGGCACGCACTGGCTCGATCTGACACAGTTCATTACGGGGCAGAAAGTGACGGCCGTTTGCGCCGACCTGCAGACCGTACATGCGCAGCGGCAGCGTCCCACCGGCCCGACGGATACGTTCTCCGGCAAGGGAAAACGGCCCGTCGCCGCAGAGCCAATCGCCATTGATACCGAAGACGCCGGCTGCGTGCTGCTCAAATTCGCCAACGGCGCCCGGGGCTCGCTGCAGGTTTCGCAAACCACGGCGGGACGGAAGAACTGCCTGCGGTTTGAAATCGCCGGCAGCCGCCAGACGTTTGCCTGGAACAGCGAGCAGCCGAACGCCATCTGGATCGGGCGACGCGACCAGGCGAATGAATCGCTGATCCGCGACCCGGCCCTGCTGGGCGAGGCGGCCCGCCAGTACGCGACTTATCCGGGCGGGCACAACGAAGGCTTCCCGGACACCTTCAAGCAGCTGTTCCGCGCGTTCTATGGATACCTGGCGGCCGGCGACCTGACGGCGTCCCCGCCCTTTCCCACGTTCTCTGACGGACATCGCGAGATCCTGCTGTGTGAAGCGATCCTGCAGAGCCATCGCCAGCAAGCCTGGGTTGAAGTGGCGCCCGACGGCTGCTGA
- a CDS encoding PAS domain-containing sensor histidine kinase — MSSNGETLEMLARSGAASPNPRTIEEAEAILQQLAGAFLDVGTPGKKNAANPPSSIKTLSTLKEFDPGLRRRIAAVREFQAAYEAVPDALLVVDEDGRITLVNTHLERMFGYPRSELLGQMIEIFVPERFRPNHPDARNAFFREPHVRPMGAGLELYGRHRDGHDIPVEISLSPLGTPSGLMVVATIRDLSKQRRIEAQIRRFEARYRTLVEGLPAVTFMAALDEGLNELYVSPQIETLLGFSQEEWLGNPILWYSQLHPDDRKRWHTEFAVTCSTGKPFNSIYRFYSRAGNVVWVHGEAKVIRDEAGRPLFLQGVAFDITQMKIAEDQLRTLNQTLESRVNERTAELSDANDILHLEIQERQRIEAEVLHIYEDLARAHEEALAANQTKSQFLANMSHELRTPLNAIIGYSELLQLLAARKKDDTYTADLERINKAGKHLLALINDILDISKIEAGKMQLELEIFAVGPLAEEIRETSVPLALKNENELLVKVADNLGVIEADMIRLKQCLLNLLSNACKFTEKGQVTLSVNQVAHGDRDWIEFRVQDSGIGLTDEQSARLFQPFTQADASTTRKFGGTGLGLAITKKLCESMGGQINLESKLGEGSTFTIRLPVYIAPTTAGESISGQ; from the coding sequence ATGAGTAGCAATGGAGAAACGCTCGAAATGCTGGCGCGGAGCGGTGCGGCTTCGCCCAATCCGCGCACGATCGAAGAAGCCGAAGCGATCCTGCAGCAGCTGGCCGGCGCCTTTCTCGATGTCGGTACGCCCGGAAAAAAAAACGCGGCGAATCCGCCCTCCTCAATCAAAACGCTGTCCACCCTGAAAGAGTTTGACCCAGGCCTGCGGCGTCGCATCGCGGCGGTCCGCGAGTTCCAGGCGGCATATGAAGCAGTGCCCGATGCGCTGCTGGTCGTCGACGAAGACGGTCGCATTACGCTGGTCAACACCCATCTGGAACGCATGTTTGGCTATCCCCGGTCCGAATTGCTGGGGCAAATGATTGAAATCTTTGTACCCGAGCGGTTCCGCCCAAATCATCCCGACGCGCGCAACGCGTTTTTCCGCGAACCGCATGTGCGTCCCATGGGCGCTGGCCTGGAACTGTACGGCCGCCACCGTGACGGACACGACATCCCCGTCGAAATCAGCCTGAGCCCGCTGGGCACCCCCAGCGGGCTGATGGTCGTCGCCACCATCCGCGACCTGTCCAAACAGCGACGTATTGAAGCCCAGATCCGCCGCTTTGAAGCCCGCTACCGCACCCTGGTCGAAGGCCTGCCCGCGGTGACTTTTATGGCCGCCCTCGACGAAGGCTTGAACGAGCTGTACGTCAGCCCGCAGATCGAAACGCTGCTGGGCTTCTCGCAGGAAGAATGGCTGGGCAACCCCATTCTGTGGTACTCGCAACTGCATCCCGACGATCGCAAACGCTGGCATACCGAGTTCGCCGTGACCTGCTCAACTGGCAAACCGTTCAACTCCATTTATCGCTTTTACTCCCGCGCCGGAAACGTGGTGTGGGTGCATGGCGAAGCGAAAGTCATCCGCGACGAAGCGGGCCGCCCGCTGTTTCTGCAGGGGGTCGCCTTTGACATTACCCAAATGAAGATTGCCGAAGACCAACTCCGCACGCTGAATCAAACGCTGGAATCGCGTGTCAACGAGCGCACCGCAGAACTCTCCGACGCCAACGACATTCTGCACCTGGAAATCCAGGAACGCCAGCGGATCGAAGCCGAAGTCCTTCACATCTACGAAGATCTGGCCCGGGCGCACGAAGAGGCCCTGGCGGCCAATCAAACCAAGAGCCAGTTCCTGGCTAACATGAGCCACGAACTGCGCACCCCGCTGAACGCCATCATTGGCTACAGCGAACTGCTGCAGCTGCTGGCCGCCCGCAAAAAAGACGATACCTACACGGCCGATCTGGAGCGGATCAACAAGGCCGGCAAGCATCTGCTCGCGCTGATCAACGACATTCTCGATATCTCCAAAATTGAAGCCGGCAAAATGCAGCTGGAGCTGGAGATTTTCGCCGTCGGCCCGCTGGCGGAAGAAATTCGCGAAACGTCCGTGCCGCTGGCCCTGAAGAACGAGAATGAACTCCTCGTGAAGGTGGCCGACAACCTGGGCGTGATTGAAGCCGATATGATCCGGCTGAAACAGTGCCTGCTGAACCTGCTTAGCAACGCCTGCAAGTTCACCGAGAAAGGGCAGGTTACGCTCTCGGTGAACCAGGTCGCCCATGGCGATCGTGACTGGATCGAGTTCCGCGTGCAGGACTCGGGCATCGGCCTGACCGACGAACAATCGGCCCGCCTGTTCCAGCCGTTCACCCAGGCTGACGCCTCCACCACCCGCAAGTTCGGCGGCACCGGCCTGGGCCTCGCCATCACCAAGAAACTTTGCGAATCGATGGGCGGCCAGATCAACCTCGAAAGCAAACTCGGCGAAGGCTCCACGTTTACCATTCGCCTGCCCGTTTACATCGCCCCCACAACCGCCGGAGAGTCAATTTCCGGCCAGTAG
- a CDS encoding nickel-dependent hydrogenase large subunit, whose translation MPSNPPAAPTRLVEMSWDPITRIVGSLGIHTKIDFANRQVAECHSTSSIFRGYSVFMRGKDPRDAHFITSRICGICGDNHATCACYAQNMAFGVRPPRLAEWIINLGEAAEYMFDHNLYQDNLVGVDYCEQIVKETNPGVLVLAENTPAPHGDLHGYKTIADIMRALNPFTGALYREALHMSRLTREMFSLMEGRHVHPSLLYPGGVGTVATVQLFTDYLVRLMKYVEFVKRIVPLHDDLFDFFYQALPGYEAVGQRRVMMGCWGSFNDPEVCDYTYARMAEWGRAMYVTPGIVVDGKLVTTDLVDINLGMRIMLGSSFYQDWQEQEKFVDVDPLGNPVDQRHPWNQTTTPRPQKRNFDDKYTWVMSPRWYDKEQGQNLALDTGGGPLARLWITALAGRVKFGTIEATGTSVKIGLPRTTGLPETEFEWKIPAWSNTIERNRARTYFQAYSAAAALYFVEQALAEVHAGRTRTATEFTVPENAIGCGFHEAVRGVLSHHVVIRDGKIANYHPYPPTCWNASPRDSEGVPGPYEDAVQNTPLFEENNEADFKGIDIMRTVRSFDPCLPCGVHMYLGSGKEIQVRHTPMFGGAPGPTE comes from the coding sequence ATGCCTTCGAATCCCCCTGCCGCTCCGACTCGCCTGGTGGAAATGTCCTGGGATCCCATTACGCGGATCGTCGGCAGCCTGGGCATTCATACGAAGATCGACTTCGCCAACCGGCAGGTCGCGGAGTGCCACAGCACCTCTTCGATTTTTCGCGGCTACAGCGTGTTCATGCGGGGCAAAGACCCGCGCGACGCCCACTTTATCACCAGCCGCATCTGCGGGATCTGCGGGGACAACCACGCCACCTGCGCTTGCTATGCGCAGAACATGGCGTTTGGCGTAAGGCCGCCGCGCCTGGCCGAATGGATCATCAACCTGGGCGAAGCGGCCGAGTACATGTTCGACCATAACCTGTATCAGGATAACCTGGTCGGGGTCGACTACTGCGAGCAGATCGTCAAGGAAACGAACCCTGGCGTGCTGGTGCTGGCCGAAAACACGCCCGCCCCGCACGGCGATCTGCACGGCTATAAAACCATCGCCGACATCATGCGGGCGCTGAACCCCTTTACGGGTGCGCTCTACCGCGAAGCCCTGCACATGAGCCGTTTGACGCGGGAGATGTTCTCGCTGATGGAAGGCCGCCATGTGCATCCTTCCCTGCTTTATCCGGGCGGCGTCGGCACAGTCGCCACGGTGCAGCTGTTTACCGATTACCTGGTGCGGCTGATGAAGTATGTGGAGTTTGTCAAAAGGATCGTCCCCCTGCACGACGACCTGTTTGACTTTTTCTACCAGGCGCTGCCCGGCTATGAAGCGGTCGGCCAAAGGCGGGTGATGATGGGTTGCTGGGGCTCTTTCAACGACCCCGAAGTGTGCGACTACACCTACGCCCGAATGGCCGAATGGGGCCGGGCCATGTACGTCACCCCGGGCATTGTCGTCGACGGCAAGCTGGTTACGACCGATCTGGTCGACATCAACCTGGGCATGCGCATCATGCTGGGCAGCTCGTTCTATCAGGACTGGCAAGAGCAGGAGAAATTTGTCGACGTCGACCCGCTGGGAAATCCGGTCGACCAGCGACACCCTTGGAACCAGACCACCACGCCCCGCCCGCAGAAACGCAACTTTGACGACAAGTACACCTGGGTCATGTCGCCGCGGTGGTACGACAAAGAGCAAGGACAGAACCTGGCGCTGGATACGGGCGGCGGACCGCTGGCCCGGTTATGGATCACGGCCCTGGCCGGCAGGGTGAAATTCGGCACGATCGAAGCGACAGGAACCAGCGTGAAGATCGGGCTGCCGCGCACCACCGGCCTGCCGGAAACCGAGTTCGAATGGAAGATCCCGGCCTGGAGCAACACGATCGAACGGAACCGAGCGAGAACATACTTCCAAGCCTACTCCGCCGCCGCCGCCCTGTACTTTGTAGAACAGGCGCTGGCCGAAGTGCATGCGGGCCGCACCCGGACCGCGACCGAGTTCACCGTTCCCGAGAATGCGATCGGCTGCGGTTTCCACGAAGCGGTCCGCGGCGTGCTGTCGCACCATGTGGTGATCCGCGACGGCAAGATCGCCAACTACCACCCCTACCCGCCCACCTGCTGGAACGCCAGCCCGCGCGACTCCGAAGGGGTCCCCGGCCCCTACGAAGACGCCGTGCAGAATACGCCGCTGTTTGAAGAGAACAACGAAGCCGATTTCAAAGGCATCGATATCATGCGGACCGTGCGCAGTTTTGACCCATGCCTGCCGTGCGGCGTGCATATGTATCTGGGATCCGGGAAAGAGATCCAGGTGCGGCATACGCCCATGTTTGGCGGAGCGCCGGGGCCAACGGAATAG
- the deoC gene encoding deoxyribose-phosphate aldolase, whose translation MSDFTYEDVAKMIDHSLLNPTLSRDDLEAGIQLALAYDVASVCILPYYLKTCSERLAGSTVKASTTIGFPHGGHTTAIKRAEAEQAVADGCQELDMVVNISQVLSGDWDYVRQDIAAVIEVAHAAGQKVKVIFENCYLNDEQKIRLCEICTELKADWVKTSTGYGTGGATHADLELMRKHAGAEVQVKAAGGVRDLDALLAVRELGVTRCGASRTSDMLNEARTRLGLSPITAVASGNAGY comes from the coding sequence ATGTCTGATTTTACGTATGAAGACGTCGCCAAAATGATTGACCACTCGCTGCTCAATCCGACCTTGAGCCGCGATGACCTGGAAGCGGGAATCCAGCTGGCCCTGGCGTACGATGTCGCCAGTGTTTGCATTCTGCCGTACTATCTGAAAACCTGTTCCGAGCGGCTCGCCGGCAGCACGGTCAAGGCGTCGACCACCATCGGTTTTCCGCACGGCGGGCACACGACCGCGATCAAGCGGGCCGAAGCCGAACAGGCCGTGGCCGACGGCTGCCAGGAGCTGGATATGGTCGTCAACATTTCACAGGTGCTCAGCGGCGACTGGGACTACGTACGGCAGGATATCGCCGCCGTGATTGAGGTCGCGCATGCGGCCGGCCAAAAGGTCAAAGTGATCTTCGAGAACTGCTATCTGAACGACGAACAGAAGATTCGCCTGTGCGAAATCTGCACCGAGCTGAAAGCCGACTGGGTCAAGACATCAACCGGCTACGGCACAGGCGGAGCGACGCACGCCGACCTGGAACTGATGCGCAAGCATGCCGGCGCCGAGGTTCAGGTCAAGGCGGCCGGCGGAGTCCGCGATCTGGACGCCCTGCTGGCCGTGCGAGAACTGGGCGTCACCCGCTGCGGCGCCAGCCGGACCAGCGACATGCTTAACGAAGCCCGCACCCGACTGGGCCTGTCGCCCATTACGGCCGTCGCCAGCGGCAATGCGGGCTATTAA
- a CDS encoding NADH-quinone oxidoreductase subunit B family protein: MADTPLHSDGNGSASQESESAAPLAAVDVLWLTAGLGCDGDSIAMTAATQPSLEDLVLGQLPGVPLLRLHHPVLAVEVGDDFLTKWHQAARGELDPFILIVEGSIPNEKNKDEGFWAGMGTDPATGQPILTCDWIDRVAPHAWAVVTAGTCSAYGGIHAMEGNPTGCMGLADYLGWDWKSKGGLPIINVPGCPVHPDNFMEVVLYLLNQAAGKAPMIPLDEQLRPTWLFSQTLHEGCDRAGFYEQADFALEYGAPECIVKLGCWGPVVQCNVGKRGWMNGIGGCANVGGICIGCTMPGFPDKFMPFMEEPPGARLSTQAVVMYGRTVRSLRQFTRASMNREPEWRSRTDADPAAGSLASPAESTS, from the coding sequence TTGGCGGACACTCCCCTTCATTCCGACGGCAACGGATCCGCTTCCCAGGAATCGGAAAGCGCAGCTCCCCTGGCCGCGGTTGATGTCTTGTGGTTAACGGCCGGACTGGGATGCGATGGCGATTCCATTGCCATGACCGCCGCCACACAGCCCAGCCTGGAAGACCTGGTGCTGGGCCAACTGCCGGGCGTTCCCCTGTTGCGATTGCATCATCCGGTGCTGGCGGTCGAAGTGGGAGACGACTTTCTGACCAAATGGCATCAGGCGGCGCGGGGCGAACTGGACCCCTTTATCCTGATTGTCGAAGGATCGATACCCAACGAAAAGAACAAGGACGAGGGCTTCTGGGCCGGCATGGGAACCGATCCCGCCACCGGCCAGCCGATCCTCACCTGCGACTGGATCGACCGCGTCGCTCCGCATGCCTGGGCTGTTGTTACGGCCGGCACCTGCTCGGCTTATGGCGGCATCCACGCCATGGAAGGGAACCCCACCGGATGCATGGGGCTGGCCGACTATCTGGGCTGGGACTGGAAATCCAAAGGCGGCCTGCCGATCATCAATGTGCCCGGCTGTCCGGTTCATCCTGATAACTTTATGGAAGTGGTGCTGTACCTGCTGAACCAGGCGGCCGGCAAGGCGCCGATGATTCCGCTGGACGAGCAGCTCCGCCCGACCTGGCTGTTCAGCCAGACCCTGCACGAAGGCTGCGACCGCGCGGGCTTCTATGAACAGGCCGACTTCGCCCTGGAATACGGCGCCCCGGAGTGCATTGTCAAACTCGGCTGCTGGGGGCCGGTCGTGCAATGCAATGTGGGCAAACGCGGCTGGATGAACGGCATCGGCGGATGCGCCAATGTGGGCGGCATCTGTATCGGCTGCACGATGCCTGGCTTTCCCGACAAGTTCATGCCGTTTATGGAAGAGCCGCCCGGCGCCCGGCTGTCAACGCAGGCTGTCGTGATGTACGGACGCACGGTCCGCTCGCTGCGTCAGTTCACGCGGGCCTCGATGAACCGGGAACCCGAATGGCGGAGCCGCACCGACGCCGATCCTGCAGCCGGCTCCCTCGCTTCGCCGGCCGAGTCGACTTCCTGA
- a CDS encoding sugar phosphate isomerase/epimerase family protein has product MKFSRRETLGALAAAATAPMLQSLLHAAEAAGADKPQVATNTYPWSTFARREGQPLVLHSNALLAEIARTGITGYEPIIDQPGEFEGLVDRLQKHGLVMSSIYVNSTLHDPAQTKSSIAQVLAIADAAAQAGVKIIVTNPSPVRWGGAENKTDEQLRLQARSLDQLGRELRDRGLTLAYHNHDAELRAGAREFHHMLTATSPEHVKFCLDAHWVFRGCGDSEVAVFDALAHYQERIVELHLRQSTGGVWDEAFAMQGDIDYARLLKVLAKHDNRPHLVLEQAVEAKSSRLLTAVEAHRQSYNNLVS; this is encoded by the coding sequence ATGAAATTTTCCCGACGCGAAACCCTGGGAGCCCTGGCGGCGGCGGCGACCGCCCCCATGCTGCAGTCGCTGCTCCACGCGGCCGAGGCTGCCGGCGCCGACAAGCCGCAAGTCGCGACGAATACCTATCCCTGGTCGACGTTCGCCCGCAGAGAAGGCCAGCCCCTGGTGCTGCACTCCAATGCGTTGCTGGCGGAGATCGCCAGAACGGGCATCACCGGCTATGAACCGATCATCGACCAGCCCGGCGAGTTCGAAGGTCTGGTCGATCGGCTGCAGAAGCATGGCCTCGTCATGTCGTCGATCTATGTCAACAGCACGCTGCATGATCCGGCGCAAACCAAAAGCAGCATCGCCCAGGTGTTGGCGATCGCCGATGCCGCAGCGCAGGCGGGCGTCAAAATCATCGTCACCAATCCGTCGCCTGTGCGCTGGGGCGGGGCCGAGAACAAAACCGACGAGCAGTTGCGGCTGCAGGCCCGTTCGCTCGATCAGCTGGGCCGCGAGCTGCGGGACCGCGGTCTGACGCTGGCGTATCACAACCACGATGCCGAGCTGCGGGCCGGCGCCCGTGAGTTCCATCACATGCTGACAGCGACGAGTCCAGAGCACGTGAAGTTTTGTCTCGACGCGCACTGGGTGTTCCGCGGTTGCGGCGATTCCGAAGTGGCCGTGTTCGACGCGCTGGCGCACTACCAGGAACGGATTGTAGAGCTGCATTTGCGGCAGTCGACCGGCGGCGTGTGGGACGAAGCCTTTGCGATGCAGGGCGATATTGATTACGCCCGATTGTTGAAGGTGCTGGCGAAACACGACAACCGGCCGCACCTGGTGCTGGAGCAGGCGGTCGAGGCGAAGTCCTCCCGCTTGCTGACGGCGGTGGAAGCCCATCGCCAAAGCTACAACAACCTGGTCTCATAG
- a CDS encoding DEAD/DEAH box helicase encodes MATTKPQEDAPDKILFSDFDLSEEMLCALTKAGYEAPTPIQAGLIPLALDENDVVGQARTGTGKTAAFAIPILELLEPSGRGDPPQALVLVPTRELAVQVRGEFEKLAEAYEDVIHAVAVYGGKPLRGQVEKLRRGAQVVVGTPGRVLDLIGRGALDLRNLYTVVLDEADRMLDIGFRPDIEKILKRCPSDRQTLLLSATVAPPIARLAERYMRNPQQLDFSAQDVTVETIEQRYFTVDHERKFDLLLALLKREDPSQAIVFCRTKRGTDRIHRRLSKVIAGSACIHGDLQQGGRDSVMASFREGNIKILVATDVVGRGIDVSSVSHIINFDVPEFCDDYVHRVGRTGRMGREGVAYTFVTSEEGGQLTRIEQRINRQLLRDEIPGFQSFVTPLEVVAETDENGAPPPPPAGRRPRKRYRRAL; translated from the coding sequence TTGGCCACAACGAAACCGCAAGAAGACGCACCCGATAAAATTCTTTTCTCTGACTTTGATCTGTCGGAGGAAATGCTGTGCGCACTTACCAAAGCGGGCTACGAAGCCCCGACGCCGATCCAGGCCGGCCTTATTCCCCTGGCGCTCGATGAAAACGACGTGGTGGGCCAGGCCCGCACGGGCACGGGCAAAACGGCCGCTTTCGCCATTCCCATTCTGGAACTGCTGGAGCCCAGTGGGCGCGGCGACCCGCCGCAAGCGCTGGTTCTGGTTCCCACGCGAGAACTGGCGGTCCAGGTGCGCGGCGAGTTTGAAAAACTGGCCGAAGCCTACGAAGACGTCATTCACGCGGTCGCTGTCTACGGCGGCAAACCGTTACGCGGCCAGGTCGAAAAACTGCGTCGCGGCGCCCAGGTCGTCGTCGGCACTCCCGGCCGCGTGCTGGATCTGATTGGCCGCGGGGCTCTTGATCTGCGCAACCTGTACACGGTGGTGCTCGATGAAGCCGACCGTATGCTGGACATCGGCTTTCGCCCTGACATTGAAAAGATCCTCAAGCGCTGCCCCAGCGATCGTCAGACCCTGCTGCTGAGCGCCACGGTCGCGCCGCCCATCGCCCGGCTGGCCGAACGCTACATGCGGAATCCGCAACAGCTGGATTTTTCGGCGCAAGACGTCACCGTGGAAACGATCGAACAGCGTTACTTTACGGTCGACCATGAACGCAAGTTCGACCTGCTGCTGGCTCTGCTCAAACGCGAAGACCCCAGCCAGGCGATTGTCTTCTGCCGCACCAAACGGGGCACCGACCGTATCCATCGTCGCCTGTCCAAGGTGATCGCCGGTTCGGCCTGTATTCACGGCGACCTGCAGCAAGGCGGCCGGGACTCGGTCATGGCCAGCTTCCGCGAAGGAAACATCAAGATCCTGGTCGCCACCGACGTGGTCGGCCGCGGTATCGATGTCAGCAGTGTTTCCCACATCATCAATTTTGATGTGCCCGAATTCTGCGACGACTACGTTCACCGCGTGGGAAGAACCGGCCGGATGGGCCGCGAAGGGGTCGCTTACACCTTTGTAACGTCTGAAGAGGGCGGCCAGCTGACGCGCATTGAACAGCGCATCAACCGGCAACTGCTGCGGGACGAAATCCCGGGCTTCCAGTCCTTCGTCACGCCGCTGGAGGTGGTTGCCGAAACCGACGAAAACGGCGCTCCGCCGCCCCCGCCGGCCGGTCGCCGGCCCCGCAAACGATACCGCCGGGCCCTCTAA
- a CDS encoding GntR family transcriptional regulator, with translation MRPVARARRISYSGLATGASLPTACIAIRHCGIACCGSRTIDTHLQRNPVYQQLNERLRASLGGEYQCGDKFLTEREISEQFAVSRATANKALASLVSEGLLEFRRGVGTFVRRDIINYDLRSLVSFTEKAKAAGKTPGTQLTVFQKTVAAEVDPLVQQALGVAADAPLWEMERLRLADGSPVILERRFVAAEHCPRLTRTQARGGLYRAFTEAHGLQVAGADEILRAVALQPEEAQSLGVPAQSPALEVVAVGFLEDRSALWWERTLYRGDQYEFHSRLGPIQSATPPRGKLRQAD, from the coding sequence GTGCGACCCGTTGCGAGGGCCAGGCGGATATCGTATAGTGGCTTAGCCACTGGTGCAAGTCTGCCCACGGCCTGTATCGCGATTCGGCACTGCGGAATCGCCTGTTGCGGGAGCCGAACGATCGATACCCATCTGCAGCGAAACCCCGTTTATCAGCAGCTGAACGAGCGACTCCGCGCGTCGCTGGGCGGGGAGTACCAGTGCGGCGACAAGTTCCTCACGGAACGGGAAATCAGCGAGCAGTTCGCCGTCAGTCGCGCCACGGCCAACAAGGCGCTCGCCAGCCTGGTGTCGGAAGGGCTGCTCGAATTCCGCCGCGGCGTCGGCACCTTTGTCCGGCGGGACATCATCAATTACGACCTGCGCTCGCTGGTCAGCTTCACCGAAAAAGCCAAGGCCGCCGGCAAAACGCCTGGCACCCAGTTGACGGTGTTTCAAAAAACGGTCGCGGCTGAAGTCGACCCGCTGGTGCAACAGGCCCTGGGCGTGGCGGCCGACGCTCCCCTGTGGGAGATGGAACGGCTGCGACTGGCCGACGGATCGCCCGTGATTCTGGAACGCCGTTTCGTGGCGGCGGAGCACTGCCCGCGACTGACCCGCACCCAGGCCCGCGGCGGGTTGTACCGGGCGTTTACCGAAGCGCACGGGCTGCAGGTCGCCGGCGCCGACGAGATCCTCCGCGCCGTCGCGCTCCAGCCGGAAGAAGCCCAAAGCCTGGGCGTGCCGGCCCAGTCGCCAGCGCTCGAGGTGGTGGCGGTCGGCTTCCTGGAAGACCGTTCCGCCCTGTGGTGGGAACGAACGCTCTACCGGGGCGACCAGTACGAATTTCACAGCCGGCTGGGCCCGATCCAATCGGCCACCCCGCCCCGCGGCAAACTCCGCCAGGCAGACTGA
- a CDS encoding TfoX/Sxy family protein: MTGVKGQRLFVNLGASQTRRRLQGFGHGVRKVQTAGRNRAMIIHTATGGHLEELKARFRDVGCSHLENDISEPIENLRNLGPASSGWLREVGVGTISDLRRLGPALAYRRVQLRKGPVSLNLLWALAAGLRDRSWLELSPEEKQELETELQQMGENFAW; this comes from the coding sequence ATGACCGGCGTCAAAGGCCAACGACTGTTTGTCAATCTGGGCGCGTCGCAAACGCGGCGGCGACTGCAGGGTTTTGGGCACGGCGTACGTAAAGTGCAAACGGCCGGTCGGAACCGGGCGATGATCATCCATACGGCGACGGGCGGACACCTGGAGGAATTGAAAGCCCGCTTCCGCGATGTCGGCTGCTCCCATCTGGAAAACGATATCAGCGAACCGATCGAAAACCTCCGCAACCTGGGACCGGCCAGTTCCGGCTGGCTCCGGGAGGTCGGCGTCGGCACCATTTCCGACCTGCGACGCCTGGGACCGGCGTTGGCCTATAGAAGGGTCCAGCTTCGCAAGGGACCCGTTTCGCTGAACCTGCTGTGGGCCCTCGCCGCCGGGCTGCGGGATCGCTCCTGGCTGGAACTCTCGCCGGAAGAGAAGCAGGAGCTGGAGACCGAACTCCAGCAGATGGGAGAGAACTTTGCCTGGTAG